The following are encoded in a window of Miltoncostaea marina genomic DNA:
- a CDS encoding helix-turn-helix transcriptional regulator, which produces MDALLERGRELDEIDAHLERAAAGLGRVVVVEGPAGIGKSRLLAEARRRGEGSMRVLAARGSVLEGEFAFGVVRQLLEGELAAPERRRALLAGAAAPAAAVFGDPDAGAGEGGDGGGASFASLHGLYWLVLNLAEEGPLLLVVDDLQWCDRPSLLFLAYLARRLESQPVLLLAGLREAEPGTDPALLGEIANDPAAAAVRPGPLSADGAAALIGERLGAAPDGAFVAACHASTGGNPLLLSQLVTALRADGVHPRADEVGRVAEIGPRAVSRTVLLRLARAPAGARSVARAVAVLGDGAPLSAVAALAGVDPAQVGEATRSLARAEILRAERSLGFVHPLVRDAVYHELPPGERELQHARAAAILREGGAPTEQVAAQLLHAPPGAEPWAAGLLWEAGRAAMRAGATDSAVAYLRRALDDAPAEADRGRLLLELGAAEAMTSGPAAAGHLARAYEELPDPVERAAAAGLLGRTLTFTGSPDEAAAVARRAAAELPDELADLRMQLEALQHMTIFFGAGDPRSLAALREHRRRPRGGAGAKALAAMAAWEAVCTDGAAADCAELALAALEGGELRDADPALIPLAAIVALVATDRPEVVAIWSDALADAHRRGSLLSVSSLHLWLGLSHLRRGDLVAAEESLRAAEDEFGRWGHDSYASANSRSFMADVLRERGRLEEAAGWLERVGPVRPRSHAAGIWLGARAALLTATGRAEEGAAAADELAAHCAQMPDPARLWWRSLKAEALDRLGRREEAIDLVREELEATRAFGAPWSLGRTLRTLGTLEREEGLDRLREAVAVLEGSTARLEHARALAALGSALRRARDPAGAREPLRRALELAGACGADGLAERVRSELRAAGVRPRRDALSGVASLTPGERRVVDLAAAGHSNRDIAQELYVTPKTVEVHLSNAYRKLRIGSRRELGRALAIP; this is translated from the coding sequence GTGGACGCACTGCTGGAGCGCGGTCGCGAGCTCGACGAGATCGATGCCCACCTCGAGCGGGCCGCCGCGGGCCTGGGGCGCGTCGTCGTCGTGGAAGGCCCCGCCGGCATCGGCAAGAGCCGGCTGCTCGCCGAGGCGCGGCGCCGCGGCGAGGGATCGATGCGGGTGCTCGCCGCCCGCGGCAGCGTGCTGGAGGGCGAGTTCGCCTTCGGCGTGGTCCGGCAGCTGCTGGAGGGCGAGCTGGCGGCGCCGGAGCGGCGGCGGGCGCTGCTCGCCGGGGCGGCGGCGCCGGCGGCGGCGGTGTTCGGCGACCCGGACGCCGGCGCGGGCGAGGGCGGGGACGGCGGGGGCGCCTCGTTCGCCTCGCTGCACGGGCTCTACTGGCTCGTGCTCAACCTGGCGGAGGAGGGGCCGCTGCTCCTGGTGGTCGACGACCTGCAGTGGTGCGACCGGCCGTCGCTGCTGTTCCTCGCCTACCTGGCGCGCCGCCTGGAGAGCCAGCCGGTCCTGCTGCTGGCGGGGCTGCGGGAGGCCGAGCCCGGCACCGACCCGGCGCTGCTCGGCGAGATCGCCAACGACCCGGCGGCGGCGGCCGTCCGGCCGGGCCCGCTGAGCGCGGACGGGGCGGCGGCGCTGATCGGGGAGCGGCTGGGCGCGGCGCCCGACGGCGCCTTCGTGGCGGCGTGCCACGCCTCGACGGGCGGCAACCCGCTGCTGCTGAGCCAGCTCGTCACCGCGCTGCGCGCGGACGGCGTGCACCCGCGGGCGGACGAGGTCGGGCGGGTGGCGGAGATCGGGCCGCGCGCCGTGTCGCGCACGGTGCTGCTGCGACTGGCGCGCGCGCCGGCCGGGGCCCGCTCGGTGGCGCGCGCGGTCGCCGTGCTGGGCGACGGTGCCCCGCTCTCCGCTGTGGCGGCGCTGGCGGGCGTCGACCCGGCGCAGGTGGGCGAGGCGACGCGCAGCCTCGCCCGCGCCGAGATCCTTCGCGCCGAGCGGTCGCTGGGCTTCGTGCACCCGCTGGTGCGCGACGCCGTCTACCACGAGCTGCCGCCGGGGGAGCGCGAGCTGCAGCACGCCCGCGCGGCCGCCATCCTGCGCGAGGGGGGCGCGCCCACCGAGCAGGTGGCCGCCCAGCTGCTCCACGCCCCGCCGGGCGCCGAGCCATGGGCGGCAGGGTTGCTGTGGGAGGCGGGCCGCGCCGCCATGCGCGCCGGGGCGACCGACAGCGCGGTGGCCTACCTGCGGCGCGCGCTGGACGACGCGCCCGCCGAGGCCGACCGCGGGCGCCTGCTGCTGGAGCTGGGCGCTGCGGAGGCGATGACCAGCGGCCCCGCCGCCGCCGGGCACCTGGCCCGCGCCTACGAGGAGCTGCCCGACCCGGTGGAGCGGGCGGCGGCGGCGGGCCTGCTGGGCCGGACGCTCACCTTCACGGGCTCCCCGGACGAGGCCGCCGCCGTCGCCCGGCGGGCCGCGGCGGAGCTGCCCGACGAGCTGGCCGACCTGCGGATGCAGCTCGAGGCCCTCCAGCACATGACGATCTTCTTCGGCGCCGGCGACCCGCGGTCGCTGGCGGCCCTGCGCGAGCACCGGCGGCGTCCGCGGGGCGGCGCCGGCGCGAAGGCGCTGGCCGCCATGGCCGCCTGGGAGGCCGTCTGCACCGACGGCGCCGCGGCCGACTGCGCGGAGCTGGCCCTCGCGGCGCTCGAGGGCGGGGAGCTGCGGGACGCCGACCCGGCGCTGATCCCGCTCGCCGCCATCGTGGCGCTGGTCGCGACCGACCGCCCGGAGGTGGTCGCCATCTGGAGCGACGCCCTGGCCGACGCGCACCGGCGCGGATCGCTGCTGTCCGTCTCGTCGCTGCACCTCTGGCTGGGGCTCAGCCACCTGCGCCGCGGCGACCTGGTGGCCGCCGAGGAGTCGCTGCGGGCCGCCGAGGACGAGTTCGGCCGGTGGGGCCACGACAGCTACGCGAGCGCCAACAGCCGCTCGTTCATGGCCGACGTCCTGCGCGAGCGCGGCCGCCTGGAGGAGGCCGCCGGGTGGCTGGAGCGGGTCGGGCCGGTGCGGCCCCGCTCGCACGCGGCGGGCATCTGGCTCGGTGCCCGCGCGGCGCTGCTCACCGCCACGGGCCGGGCGGAGGAGGGCGCGGCGGCGGCCGACGAGCTGGCGGCGCACTGCGCGCAGATGCCCGACCCGGCGCGGCTCTGGTGGCGATCGCTGAAGGCCGAGGCGCTCGACCGCCTCGGACGGCGCGAGGAGGCGATCGATCTGGTGCGGGAGGAGCTCGAGGCGACGCGGGCCTTCGGCGCCCCCTGGTCGCTGGGGCGGACGCTGCGCACCCTGGGCACGCTCGAGCGCGAGGAGGGGCTCGACCGGCTGCGCGAGGCGGTGGCGGTGCTCGAGGGCTCGACGGCCCGGCTGGAGCACGCCCGCGCGCTGGCCGCGCTCGGCTCCGCGCTGCGGCGGGCGCGCGACCCCGCCGGGGCGCGCGAGCCGCTGCGCCGCGCGCTCGAGCTGGCGGGCGCCTGCGGCGCGGACGGGCTCGCCGAGCGGGTGCGCTCGGAGCTGCGCGCCGCCGGCGTCCGCCCCCGGCGCGACGCCCTGAGCGGGGTCGCGTCGCTGACGCCCGGCGAGCGTCGTGTGGTCGATCTTGCGGCGGCCGGGCACAGCAATCGCGACATCGCCCAGGAGCTCTACGTGACCCCGAAGACCGTCGAGGTCCACCTCTCCAACGCCTACCGCAAGCTGCGCATCGGCTCGCGCCGCGAGCTGGGGCGCGCGCTCGCGATCCCCTAG
- a CDS encoding tyrosine-type recombinase/integrase, with the protein MSDPPAGRARRGWREPLEPGLYRAHRVGCPRSTDRRPKGRCDCPLQAKVPGHSLGTTRMVTLHGTLAEARAERRRLLAAGRPEPPPVALEPGTLDEFAAAYLRARSAVLTPAAIYSTEESYRLRVSPALGHLPLAEITRERVELFVGELIASSSSRRMVTKTVEALRVILAMAVEWGRIPANPATRIRLPARETHKDQAVERVLTLEQLRLLVAEGATTLAHRTLIRAAGEAGLRRGELIGLRWPDVDLPARRLNVRRSVWQERTGLERGWRIEKPTKGRRQRAVAISEDHARGLADLYAASVVEGGADARGFVWPGRAGEPMAADTPTQVVERTQRRAGLVDAEGRPLVTLHGLRHTAGSLMLAAGVPLIVVSRQLGHANPNITAQVYAHLLSDSQLDAAAAVFDAPETTRTVRETVRETAPGAENRMVSGITDEEPSGS; encoded by the coding sequence ATGTCCGATCCCCCCGCCGGCCGCGCGCGTCGCGGCTGGCGCGAGCCGCTCGAGCCCGGGCTGTACCGCGCGCACCGCGTCGGCTGCCCGCGTTCGACCGACCGCAGGCCGAAGGGCCGTTGCGACTGCCCGCTGCAGGCGAAGGTGCCCGGGCACTCGTTGGGCACCACGCGGATGGTCACCCTGCACGGCACGCTCGCCGAGGCGCGGGCCGAGCGCCGCCGGCTGCTGGCCGCCGGCCGGCCGGAGCCGCCGCCCGTCGCCCTGGAGCCCGGCACGCTCGACGAGTTCGCCGCGGCGTACCTGCGGGCGCGCTCGGCGGTGCTGACGCCGGCGGCGATCTACTCGACCGAGGAGTCGTACCGGCTACGCGTCTCCCCCGCCCTCGGCCACCTGCCATTGGCGGAGATCACCCGCGAGCGCGTCGAGCTCTTTGTCGGAGAGCTGATCGCGTCGTCCTCGAGCCGCCGGATGGTCACCAAGACCGTGGAGGCGCTGCGCGTGATCCTGGCGATGGCGGTCGAGTGGGGCCGCATCCCCGCCAACCCGGCGACCCGCATCCGACTGCCGGCCCGCGAGACGCACAAGGACCAGGCAGTCGAGCGGGTACTGACGCTCGAGCAGCTGCGCCTGCTGGTCGCAGAGGGGGCGACCACGCTCGCCCACCGGACGCTCATCCGGGCGGCCGGCGAGGCGGGCCTCCGCCGGGGCGAGCTGATCGGCCTCCGCTGGCCCGACGTGGACTTGCCGGCCCGGCGCCTGAACGTGCGCCGCTCGGTCTGGCAGGAGCGCACCGGCCTCGAGCGTGGCTGGCGGATCGAGAAGCCGACGAAGGGGCGCCGGCAGCGGGCGGTCGCGATCTCCGAGGACCACGCGCGCGGCCTGGCCGACCTGTACGCCGCCTCGGTCGTTGAGGGCGGCGCCGACGCGCGCGGGTTCGTCTGGCCAGGCCGGGCCGGCGAGCCGATGGCGGCCGACACGCCCACCCAGGTCGTCGAGCGGACGCAGCGGCGCGCGGGCCTCGTGGACGCGGAGGGCCGCCCGCTGGTGACGCTCCACGGCCTCCGGCACACGGCCGGCTCGCTGATGCTCGCCGCCGGCGTGCCCCTGATCGTGGTCTCGCGGCAGCTGGGACACGCCAACCCGAACATCACCGCGCAGGTGTACGCGCACCTGCTGTCCGACTCGCAGCTCGACGCCGCGGCGGCGGTGTTCGACGCGCCGGAAACGACGCGGACGGTGCGGGAGACGGTGCGGGAAACCGCGCCGGGCGCGGAGAACCGCATGGTAAGCGGGATCACGGACGAGGAGCCGTCGGGCTCATAA